In Acinetobacter sp. TGL-Y2, a genomic segment contains:
- the hemE gene encoding uroporphyrinogen decarboxylase: MTTLKNDRFLRALLREPVDCTPVWMMRQAGRYLPEYRATRATAGDFLSLCKNQDFACEVTLQPLRRYDLDAAILFSDILTVPDALGLGLYFETGEGPKFHKTIRTEQDVANLPKFDAKSDLDYVMKAVSTIRSALGGQVPLIGFSGSPWTLATYMIEGGSSKDFRYTKNMMYAQPEVLHALLDRLADAVIDYLNAQIDAGAQAIQIFDSWGGALAHREYLEFSLKYMQKIVNGLKRENEGRKVPVILFTKGGGQWLEPMIATGADAFGLDWTTPLNIARQTVNGRAALQGNLDPATLYGSPASIEKSVKLMLDDAYANGEKTGYVANLGHGITQWVDPAHPTVFIDTVHEYSAKYLG; the protein is encoded by the coding sequence ATGACGACCTTAAAAAATGATCGTTTTCTACGTGCATTGTTACGTGAACCTGTCGATTGCACGCCAGTCTGGATGATGCGTCAAGCGGGTCGTTATTTACCAGAGTACCGTGCGACACGTGCAACCGCAGGTGACTTTCTATCTTTATGTAAAAATCAGGATTTTGCCTGTGAAGTGACCTTACAGCCTTTACGTCGTTATGACCTAGATGCGGCCATTTTATTTTCAGATATTCTGACCGTACCTGATGCTTTGGGTTTAGGACTGTATTTTGAAACGGGTGAAGGTCCTAAATTTCATAAGACCATCCGTACTGAGCAAGATGTGGCGAACTTACCCAAATTCGATGCCAAATCAGATCTCGACTATGTGATGAAAGCAGTATCGACCATTCGTTCAGCATTGGGTGGGCAAGTGCCACTCATTGGCTTCTCTGGCAGTCCATGGACGCTTGCAACTTATATGATTGAAGGCGGTTCGAGTAAGGATTTCCGTTATACCAAAAATATGATGTATGCACAGCCTGAAGTGCTCCATGCTTTGTTAGATCGACTGGCGGATGCCGTGATTGATTACTTAAATGCACAAATTGATGCGGGTGCGCAAGCCATTCAGATCTTTGACAGTTGGGGCGGGGCATTGGCGCACCGTGAATATCTTGAATTTTCGCTGAAATATATGCAGAAAATTGTCAATGGTTTGAAGCGTGAAAATGAGGGGCGTAAAGTTCCTGTGATTTTATTCACCAAAGGTGGCGGTCAATGGTTAGAGCCGATGATTGCAACGGGCGCAGATGCTTTTGGTTTAGATTGGACCACACCGCTGAATATTGCACGCCAAACAGTCAATGGACGCGCTGCACTGCAAGGTAACTTAGATCCAGCGACGCTCTATGGTTCGCCTGCAAGCATTGAGAAATCAGTGAAATTGATGTTGGATGATGCCTATGCTAATGGTGAAAAAACAGGTTATGTGGCGAACTTAGGTCATGGGATTACCCAGTGGGTGGATCCAGCCCATCCGACAGTGTTTATTGACACCGTGCATGAATACAGCGCGAAATACTTGGGTTAA
- a CDS encoding L,D-transpeptidase family protein — MFVRSILALSLSCILTGTAFAANTTAEQPLTPSPVSAIEDPIDPLAVDSSASAASSQATNANITQQEQNDLNRAADTLQNLENTEDQTADIGSAPASSATTTSTATPAAKASWTLDGLNNASWYDNIGKGQFPVYARAHVMLNNAHASPGAIDGTSGKNTLKAIASFQQINGLKATGVLTKETWDALVAKQGGKPAFVTYTITAEDLKGPYAKSIPGDYALQAKMKGLYYTRSSEMLAEKFHMDEGFLKKLNPNATFNKVGEKIVVTSIRNELPENIHLIVAHKGAKQLYLFNQQNQMVGSFPATIGSSDTPSPAGTYKVTGVAPNPWYSYSPSNFVQGKNNKPLSLPPGPNGPVGNIWIGLSKKSFGIHGTPNPSLISKTASHGCIRLTNWDANDLGKKVKSGVTVKFLE; from the coding sequence ATGTTCGTTCGCTCAATACTTGCTTTGAGTTTAAGCTGCATTTTAACTGGTACTGCATTCGCTGCTAATACAACTGCTGAACAACCGTTAACTCCAAGCCCAGTGTCTGCCATTGAAGATCCGATTGATCCTCTAGCGGTCGACTCTTCTGCATCTGCAGCCTCAAGTCAGGCTACTAACGCTAACATTACTCAGCAAGAACAAAACGATTTAAATCGTGCTGCTGATACTTTGCAAAACTTAGAAAATACTGAAGATCAAACAGCGGATATTGGGAGCGCGCCTGCCTCTTCTGCAACCACGACATCAACAGCTACGCCTGCTGCCAAAGCATCATGGACACTTGATGGTCTAAACAATGCATCTTGGTATGACAATATTGGCAAAGGTCAATTTCCTGTTTATGCTCGCGCCCATGTTATGCTCAATAATGCCCATGCTTCACCGGGAGCTATTGACGGTACCAGTGGTAAGAACACCTTAAAAGCGATTGCTTCATTCCAACAAATCAATGGATTAAAAGCAACGGGTGTCCTGACCAAAGAAACTTGGGATGCACTGGTGGCTAAACAAGGTGGCAAACCAGCTTTTGTGACTTACACCATTACCGCGGAAGACTTAAAAGGTCCGTATGCGAAATCTATTCCGGGTGACTATGCACTACAAGCCAAAATGAAGGGTTTGTATTACACCCGTAGCTCTGAAATGCTCGCTGAAAAGTTCCATATGGATGAAGGTTTCTTAAAGAAACTCAACCCAAATGCAACCTTTAATAAAGTGGGTGAAAAAATTGTTGTAACCAGCATTCGCAATGAATTGCCTGAAAACATTCATTTGATTGTGGCGCACAAAGGTGCAAAACAGCTGTATTTATTTAATCAACAAAACCAAATGGTCGGCTCATTCCCTGCAACCATTGGTAGTTCAGATACCCCCTCACCCGCAGGTACTTATAAAGTGACTGGCGTTGCACCGAATCCTTGGTATAGCTATTCTCCAAGTAACTTTGTGCAAGGTAAAAATAACAAGCCACTTTCGTTGCCACCTGGTCCAAACGGCCCAGTGGGTAATATCTGGATTGGTCTGAGCAAAAAGTCCTTTGGTATTCACGGTACACCGAATCCATCACTCATTTCAAAAACTGCATCTCATGGTTGTATTCGTTTGACCAACTGGGATGCTAATGATCTGGGCAAAAAAGTAAAATCAGGTGTAACAGTGAAATTCTTAGAATAA